In the Pithys albifrons albifrons isolate INPA30051 chromosome 3, PitAlb_v1, whole genome shotgun sequence genome, one interval contains:
- the CYTH4 gene encoding cytohesin-4: protein MDFCPAESTDLSEAEETEIETIRQHKQELLEDIKKLKEEIAEVIAEIECFQNAERQEADNDPGEQTSKLSQRDKILSLGRKKFNVDPAKGIQYLIEHQVLSSDLQEIAKFLHKGEGLNKTAIGDYLGGRDPTNIQILQAFVACHQFAHLNLVQALRQFLWSFRLPGEAQKIDRMMEAFANWYCKCNPGVFQSTDTCYVLSFSIIMLNTSLHNPNVKDKPHFERFVSINRGIDNGGDLPEELLKNMFDSIKNEPFSIPEDDGNDLTHTFFNPNREGWLLKLGGRVKTWKRRWFILTDNCLYYFEYTTDKEPLGIIPLENLSVRKVDDPKKPNCFELFIPNCKGQKIKACKTDGDGKVVEGKHQSYKISAATPTERDEWIEAIRTSITQDPFYDLVSARKKKIASKN from the exons ATGGACTTTTGTCCTGCTG agtCAACTGACTTGAGCGAGGCTGAAGagacagaaatagaaacaaTCAGGCAGCACAAACAGGAGCTTTTGGAGGACATTAAG aagctgaaagaggAGATTGCTGAAGTGATTGCAGAGATCGAGTGTTTCCAAAATGCAGAGAGGCAAGAGGCAGACAATGATCCTGGAGAGCAAACCAG CAAGCTATCACAGAGGGATAAAATTCTGTCCCTGGGTCGGAAGAAATTCAACGTGGATCCTGCAAAG GGGATCCAGTACCTGATTGAGCACCAGGTATTATCCTCAGACCTGCAGGAGATCGCAAAATTCCTCCACAAGGGTGAAGGTCTGAACAAAACAGCCATTGGGGATTACCTGGGTGGGAG GGATCCCACAAACATTCAGATCCTCCAAGCTTTTGTGGCATGTCACCAGTTTGCCCACCTCAACCTGGTGCAAGCACTGAG ACAGTTCCTGTGGAGCTTCCGGCTGCCTGGGGAAGCACAGAAAATTGACCGGATGATGGAGGCCTTTGCCAACTGGTATTGCAAGTGTAACCCGGGAGTATTCCAGTCCACAG ATACCTGTTACGTACTCTCCTTCTCTATCATCATGCTCAACACCAGCCTGCACAACCCCAATGTGAAAGACAAACCCCACTTTGAAAGGTTTGTGTCCATCAACAGAGGCATTGACAATGGAGGGGATCTACCAGAAGAACTCTTAAAG AATATGTTTGACAGCATAAAGAATGAACCATTTTCCATACCAGAGGATGATGGCAACGACCTCACCCATACTTTCTTCAACCCTAACCGTGAGGGCTGGCTACTGAAACTAG GAGGACGTGTGAAAACCTGGAAACGCCGCTGGTTCATTCTGACAGATAACTGCCTGTACTACTTTGAATATACCACG GACAAAGAGCCTCTGGGCATTATCCCCTTAGAGAACCTATCAGTTCGGAAGGTGGATGATCCTAAAAAGCCG AACTGCTTTGAACTCTTCATTCCCAACTGCAAAGGGCAGAAGATCAAAGCCTGCAAAACAGATGGGGATGGGAAGGTCGTTGAAGGCAAGCATCAATCCTACAAGATCTCAGCAGCCACACCAACAGAACGTGATGAGTGGATTGAGGCAATACG GACCAGTATCACACAGGATCCTTTCTATGATCTGGTCTCTGCCCGTAAGAAAAAGATTGCCAGCAAAAACTGA